The DNA window CCACGGCTTCCCGTTCTTCTCGCCCGCCGTCTGCACGCGCCACTCGATGTCCGCTGGCGCGAAGGGGTCGCGCAGCCGGGCCAGATCCGTCTCGTCGCTCATCCTGCCGTCTCCTGTTCGTCCGTCCGATATGAGAAAGTCCGGCGCCGGCACGTGCCGGGCACCGGACATCCATACACCGAACGGAGACCGAAGTTCACGGGATCCACGGGTTCCGCCCGTCGGATCCGGCAGGCGGGCTCAGGCCCAGCGCAGCTCCCACTCACAGAAGGCGTCCCCTTCCAGGGCGCAGCGCACGTGGCGGACGCGGGGCTTCTCACCCCCGGCCAGGGAGAGCGCACGCTCCAGCCCGCCGGTCTGCCGACGGCAGAACACCGGGCTCTCGTGGGTGAAGCCGACCAGCCGCAGCACCACCCGCCCGCCCCGCTCGCCGACGTCCTCCTGCTCCACCACCTTCATGTCGCCCGGGTGGTAGTAGAGCCGGAACAGCGAGACGCTCTGGGTCACGAACTCGAGCGGCGACGCCTTCCGCAGGATGCCGCCGTAGAGCTGCACGCCGAACGACTCGATCGCGTGCGCACCCGCGCGCTCCGGCCAGTCGGGCACCGACGCGCCGATCACCTGCTCCGTCGCGTCGCTCAGCCGCGACCAGAGCGCGAAGGGGAACTCGTCGGTCGGCGTCGCGTCGAGCACGCGCTTTCGCTCGCGCGCGGGCAGCGCCTCCAGCACGCGCGCGACGGCCGCCTCGCCCGCCACGCTCTCGACGAAGGCGAGCGTCGCCCGCAGCGTCGAGCCCTTCGCGACCTGCGCGGGGGTCGTCACGCGGACGCCCCCGCCGTCGCCGGCTCGGTCATCGCCGCGAGCGCGCGCCGGTCGATCTTGCCCGAGCCCAGGCGCGGCAGCGCGTCGAGCAGCACGACCTGCTTCGGCACCTTGTAGCCCGCCAGCGCGCCGCGCGCGAACGCCACCACGCGTGCGGCGTCGACCGGATCCCCCGCGCGCGCCACCACGAATGCGCGGCCCACCTCGCCCCACCGGTCGTCCGGCACGCCGATGACCGCGACCTCCGCGACGCCCGGACAGTCGGCGAGCGCCGCCTCCACCTCCCCCGGGAAGACGTTCTCGCCACCCGAGATGAACATCTCCTTCCGCCGACCGCAGATCCGCGTCAGCCCCGTCGCGTCGCGCACCGCGAGGTCGCCGGTGCGCATCCAGCCGTCCGCCGTCAGCGCCTCCGCCGTGCGCTCGGGCGCGCCGAAGTATCCGGCGAACAGCTGCGGGCCGCGCAGCAGCAGCTCGCCGGGCGTGCCTGGCGGCACGTCCTCGCCCGCCTCGTCCACCACGCGAACGCTCAGGAACGGGATCGGCCACCCGACGGTGCCCGGATGCGCCTCCGCCGTCTCGTCGTTCGTCGCGAAGCAGTTCGGGCCGCACTCGGTGAGCCCGAAGCCCTCCTGGAAGCCGTGGCCGGCCGCGCGGATCGCCGCGCGCACCGCGGGCGGACAGGGCGCGCCGCCCGACACGAACCGGCGCAGCGCCGGCAGCGGCTCGCCCCAGCGCGGCTCGGCCATCAGCATCGTGAACTGCGTCGGCACCGCGAACGCGAGCGTGCACGCGTGCTCCGCGAGCCCGGCGAGGAAGCGCGCCGGCTCGAAGCCGTCGAACAGCACGACGGTGCCGCCGACGTGCAGCACGGGCGTCAGGAAGACGTGCCATCCGCCCGTGTGGAAGAGCGGCGTCGACACGGGGACCACCTCGTCGGGGGTCATCCGCCAGCCGGTCACGGTCGCGACCGCGTTGTAGAGCAGCTGGCGCCGCGGCAGGATCACGCCCTTCGGCGCGCCGGTACTCCCCGACGTGTACAGCAGCATGGTCGCCGACTCGGCATCGCTCGGCGGCTCCGGGAGCGGTGCCGCGTCCGCGACGCCGTCCGCCGCGTCCAGGCGCAGCGTCGCGACACGCGGCGGCGCACCATCGACGGCGAGCGCGCGTGCGGCGAGCGTATCGTGCCGCGCGTCGCACACGAGCACCATCGGCCGCGCGTCGGCCAGCACGCGCGCCAGCTCCGACGGCGCCAGTCGCCAGTTGAGCGGCACGAGCACCGCGCCCAGTCGCAGACAGCCGTAGAAGAGCGCCACGCACTCCGCACGCGTCCCCGCCAGCAGCGCGACGCGGTCGCCCGTCGTCACCCCGGCCGCGCGCAGCACGTGCGCCCACGCCCACGATGCTGCGTCCAGCGCCGCGTACGTCAGCCGCGCACCGTGCGTGTCGTCGACGAGCGCGACGCGCGACGGCGCGAGCCGCGCCCAGCGCCGCACCGCGTCGACGTCGTCGGGGAACTGCGGGAACGTCGACATCGTCGTCACTCCTTCCGGACGGCGGTGGGCAGCGTGTGCCGCGCGATGAAGGCCGCGACCATGTCGCTCGCTGCCGGACCCGTCGCGTCCGAGTACGTGCCCTCCTTCGATCCACCGGACCACGCGTGCCCGAGCCCCGCGATCTCCACGTACTCCACCACATCACGCCCGGTCGCATCACGCCAGCCGAGCTGCTGCCAGCCGCGCGTCGCGCCGTCGGCCGGCACCGTGCGCGGCTCGCGCGGCGTCGCGCCGATCGCCGCCGCCCACTGCTCCGCCGCGCGCCGTCCGTTCGCCGGCACCACGGTCGCGTCCGCGCCGCCGTGCAGCACGAGCAGGGGCAGCGCGCGCGCATGCGCGCCCATCCGCTCACGCACGGCCTGCGGCGACGACTGCTCGACCGTCGCGCCGGCCTTCATCACCTGCCAGGCCTGCGCGGCGCTCGTGACCGCGCCCACCGGCATCCCGCTCGCCGACGTGACCGACGCGAACCGCTCCGGATACGACGACGCGAGGATCAGCGCCATCGCGCCACCGGCCGAGATGCCGGCGACATGGACGCGTGCGGGGTCGGCCTTCTGCTCCGCCGCCACGCGCGCGATCAGCCCCGCCAGCAGCGCCGGCTCGCCCGCGTCGCGCCGCGTGTGCGCCGCGTCGAACCAGTTCCAGCACTTCAACCCGTTCGCGGCGGCCGGCTGCTCGGGGTACAGCACCGCGAACCCGTCGCGCTCCGCGACCTCGTCCATCCGCGTGCCGCGCGCGAGGTCGTCCGCGTCCTGCGTGCAGCCGTGCAGCAGCACGAGCAGCGGCGCCGGCCGCGCCGCGTCGCGGCGCGTCGGCACGAACAGCCGCCACCGGCGCGGGAGCGCGCTGTCGCCCCACGTCCCGTACGTCACCTGCCCCGCCGAGTGCGGCGCCGACGCGGCGGCGGAGGCCTCGCCCCCGCCGCCGGCCAGCCCCGCGCCCAGCGCCAGCGCCACGCTCAGTGCCACGCGGCGCATCTCAGCGGTGGAGGCGCACGCCCAGGAACGCCATCCCACCGATCTCCGGCATGTTGACCATCTCCGCATGCTTCCGGCCCACGCCGCAGCTGCGGTCCTCGCTCTCGATCACCGAGTTGGCCTTCGGGGTGCCGGCCTTGTACTTCAGGTTGCGCGCGCTGCACGTGAGCAGGTTGCTGACGCCCAGGTTCAGCATCGCGTTCGGCACCGCCGGCAGCTTGAGCGACACGTTCGCGTCCAGCGTGCCGAACGTCGGGATGACGCCCGTGTTGATGCCCGAGCGGAAGTAGTAGGCGTTCACGTTGCGGAACGTCGCGCCCACCGTCAGCGGCCCGACGTTCTTCACCGTCGCGCCGAGCGTCCACTTGGTGCTGGGCGCGTTGAGCTCGTTCGCCTCGGTCGTCGTGACGCCGGGCAGCACGCCCTCGATCGTGAGGTCCGACAGCTTGGCCGTCGACGTCGTCGCGCGCAGCTCGATGCGCGGCGTCAGG is part of the Roseisolibacter agri genome and encodes:
- a CDS encoding class I adenylate-forming enzyme family protein, which produces MSTFPQFPDDVDAVRRWARLAPSRVALVDDTHGARLTYAALDAASWAWAHVLRAAGVTTGDRVALLAGTRAECVALFYGCLRLGAVLVPLNWRLAPSELARVLADARPMVLVCDARHDTLAARALAVDGAPPRVATLRLDAADGVADAAPLPEPPSDAESATMLLYTSGSTGAPKGVILPRRQLLYNAVATVTGWRMTPDEVVPVSTPLFHTGGWHVFLTPVLHVGGTVVLFDGFEPARFLAGLAEHACTLAFAVPTQFTMLMAEPRWGEPLPALRRFVSGGAPCPPAVRAAIRAAGHGFQEGFGLTECGPNCFATNDETAEAHPGTVGWPIPFLSVRVVDEAGEDVPPGTPGELLLRGPQLFAGYFGAPERTAEALTADGWMRTGDLAVRDATGLTRICGRRKEMFISGGENVFPGEVEAALADCPGVAEVAVIGVPDDRWGEVGRAFVVARAGDPVDAARVVAFARGALAGYKVPKQVVLLDALPRLGSGKIDRRALAAMTEPATAGASA
- a CDS encoding extracellular catalytic domain type 1 short-chain-length polyhydroxyalkanoate depolymerase gives rise to the protein MRRVALSVALALGAGLAGGGGEASAAASAPHSAGQVTYGTWGDSALPRRWRLFVPTRRDAARPAPLLVLLHGCTQDADDLARGTRMDEVAERDGFAVLYPEQPAAANGLKCWNWFDAAHTRRDAGEPALLAGLIARVAAEQKADPARVHVAGISAGGAMALILASSYPERFASVTSASGMPVGAVTSAAQAWQVMKAGATVEQSSPQAVRERMGAHARALPLLVLHGGADATVVPANGRRAAEQWAAAIGATPREPRTVPADGATRGWQQLGWRDATGRDVVEYVEIAGLGHAWSGGSKEGTYSDATGPAASDMVAAFIARHTLPTAVRKE